In one Misgurnus anguillicaudatus chromosome 1, ASM2758022v2, whole genome shotgun sequence genomic region, the following are encoded:
- the dusp16 gene encoding dual specificity protein phosphatase 16, giving the protein MSSVRPIGAEALVALLEGGLDRVLLIDSRPFVEYNTCHILEAVNVNCSKLMKRRLQQDKIQITELLQHSAKRKFEVEDQEVVVYDQSSPDPASLSSEAFLSILLAKLEKCFTSVHLLSGGFGEFSHLFPGLCEGKSTLVPSCISQPCLPVTNTGPTRILPHLYLGCQRDVLNKELMQQNDIAYVLNASNTCPKPDFIAESHFLRVPVNDSFCEKILPWLDKSVDFIEKAKANNRRVLVHCLAGISRSATIAIAYIMKRMDMTLDEAYRFVKEKRPTISPNFNFLGQLLDFEKKLKRASETASKLEPPQVDPLEEPNRGRGTEDGGTPGPDDAPERHLPTRALCGLQLGDELEENARPKRSFSLDIKSYGESGASVRKLATRSDITELYKPPVYKESASKPCQFSPVQEVSEQSPEKERAEERNSTGADKTSAPSKPQTGSVKFGAKASCPQSLHRSGSMDETQNDFPSRSQQHSSGMGVLKGWHSDILLGPVAGGWYLSSESARFYSASAIFSGTTGNQNSSVAAYGCGHDSEAVRRRGRQRGGDCGDSRRSWHEESSFEKQLKRRSCQMEFGDGMSENRSREEIGKTGSQSSFSGSLEIIEVS; this is encoded by the exons ATGAGTTCAGTGCGGCCCATCGGGGCAGAGGCACTGGTGGCCCTGCTGGAGGGCGGTTTGGACCGGGTGCTTCTGATCGACAGCCGCCCGTTTGTGGAATACAACACGTGTCATATCCTGGAGGCTGTGAATGTCAACTGCTCTAAATTGATGAAACGAAGATTacaacaagacaaaatacagatTACTGAACTACTGCAGCATTCAGCCAAAAGAAAG TTTGAAGTTGAGGATCAAGAAGTTGTTGTGTATGATCAGAGCTCACCTGACCCCGCCTCACTTTCATCTGAAGCCTTTCTCAGCATCTTACTGGCCAAACTGGAGAAATGTTTCACATCTGTTCATCTGCTCTCAG GTGGATTTGGAGAGTTCTCCCATCTGTTCCCAGGCCTGTGTGAAGGCAAGTCCACGTTGGTTCCGTCCTGCATTTCTCAGCCGTGTCTCCCTGTCACTAACACCGGACCCACGAGGATCCTGCCCCACCTGTACCTGGGCTGTCAGAGAGATGTTCTCAACAAG GAGCTCATGCAGCAAAATGACATCGCTTACGTGCTCAACGCTAGTAACACGTGTCCAAAACCTGACTTCATCGCAGAATCGCATTTCTTGCGAGTGCCGGTGAATGACAGCTTCTGTGAGAAGATTCTGCCATGGCTGGACAAATCAGTGGACTTCATAG AGAAAGCCAAGGCCAACAACAGAAGAGTTCTGGTTCATTGCCTGGCTGGAATCTCTCGCTCGGCCACGATAGCCATCGCTTACATCATGAAGAGAATGGACATGACGTTAGATGAAGCGTACAG GTTTGTAAAGGAGAAAAGGCCCACCATCTCACCAAACTTTAATTTCCTGGGTCAGCTGCTGGACTTTGAGAAGAAGCTCAAGCGTGCGAGTGAAACGGCTTCCAAACTCGAACCGCCGCAGGTGGATCCATTAGAGGAGCCTAACCGCGGGCGAGGAACGGAGGACGGTGGAACGCCAGGGCCTGATGATGCACCCGAGAGACATTTACCGACTCGGGCCCTTTGCGGTCTGCAGCTCGGGGATGAGCTGGAGGAGAACGCCAGGCCCAAGCGCTCTTTCTCACTGGACATTAAGTCGTACGGTGAGTCCGGAGCATCGGTGCGAAAGCTAGCCACTCGTTCAGACATAACAGAGCTCTACAAACCTCCTGTCTACAAAGAATCAGCCAGCAAACCCTGTCAGTTTTCACCTGTTCAGGAAGTTTCAGAACAAAGTCCAGAGAAAGAACGTGCTGAAGAACGCAACAGCACAGGTGCAGATAAAACCAGTGCCCCGTCCAAACCGCAGACAGGCTCAGTGAAATTTGGCGCGAAAGCGTCATGTCCGCAGTCGTTACATCGCAGCGGCAGCATGGATGAAACCCAGAACGATTTTCCGTCACGATCCCAGCAGCACTCGTCCGGGATGGGTGTGCTGAAGGGCTGGCACTCGGACATCCTCCTGGGTCCGGTGGCTGGCGGCTGGTACCTCTCCTCTGAATCAGCCCGGTTCTACTCCGCGTCAGCCATATTTAGCGGCACCACAGGGAATCAAAACAGCTCGGTGGCGGCGTACGGGTGCGGTCATGATTCGGAAGCCGTGCGGAGGCGGGGACGGCAGCGCGGAGGGGACTGCGGAGATTCCCGCAGGAGCTGGCATGAGGAGAGCAGCTTTGAGAAACAGCTGAAGCGCAGGAGCTGCCAGATGGAGTTTGGAGATGGGATGTCAGAGAATCGCTCGAGAGAGGAGATCGGAAAAACAGGCAGTCAGTCCAGCTTCTCCGGTAGCTTGGAAATCATTGAGGTCTCCTGA